The Nitrospira defluvii nucleotide sequence CGAGGGGGCTTCCGATTCTTCTGGAGGCGATGACCAACCCGCAGCCTTCTGTGCGAGGAGCCGCGGCATCGGCGTTAGGTGATCTCGGAACGCTTCAGGGCATCCCTGCTTTGGAGCAAGCCCTGGAAGATAAGATTCCCGCCGTGAAGACCTCGGCTGCGATCAGTTTAGGTGAGTTGGGGGGGAAGGACTCATTGGCTGCGTTGAGAAAGGCTTTGACCGATCGTAATCCTGTGGTAAAGGCAGCGGTGGTGTCGGCGCTCCTTCGGGTTGAGGAGCCATTCGATTCTATTGCCCAAGAGTTGTATGATTTGGTGTTGAATAACGATCCGGGAACTCGCTCGGCTGCCGGGAAGGCCGCTGGGCGAGCTCATGGCGCCAATACCAGAGCTGCGGTGGAGTTTCTTGCTGGTCTGCTGAAAGATCCGATTCCGCGCCCCCGCATTGCCGCGGCACGGGCGCTCGGGCAAATCGGAGGGGTTGAAGCCTTGTCGATATTGAAGGCTGCTTTGCACGATGAAGACGATGCGGTTCGGGCCACGGTGGGCGGGGCGATCGTGAGAATTATGGGACGCACGAAGCCCGTGCTCAATCCTGTAAAATCATAATTCTGCTCACTACGGCCGGCTAGATTTAAAGTTGACAGTGCGAGTCGGATTCCAGTATAGAGAAATGTTTAGGGGCCTGGTGTGGTCAGGGGAAAGCCACGCCAAATGTCATGGACTGTCATGCAAGGGGTCATGCTCACCAGCCCTTGTGGTCAAGTGGTGACGGAGTAGCTGTTCGGTTTCGGTTAATGTTCATTACTAAGGAGGCAGTGACATGAAGAAGGGTGCGATGAAAGTAGTGTTCGGCGTTGCGGCCGCAGCATTTTTGGCTGCGCCCCTCACCTCATTTGCCGGAGGCACGATCGCCGGGAAAGTGACCTATCCCGGGAAGGCCGAGCAGAAGGAGTTTTCCTTCTCAAAGTTCCCGAACCCGAAGTTTTGCCCGAAGAACCCGAACAAGAGCCTCATGGATGGCGATAAGCGCTTCCTCAAGACCATCGAAGTGGCCAAGGATGGCGGGTTGAAGGGTGCGGTTGTGGCCGTAGTCGATATTGAGGATCAGGCCTTCCAGGACGGTTTCAAGGGCACGGACGTGGTGGCGGAATTCTGCGAATTCCTCCCGTTTAGTGGCGTTGTGGTGAACAACAAACCGTTCCGCGCTGAGAATAAGGATGCCGACCCTGATGATCCCAAGTCTACTGCGGGCGTCTTGCACAATCCGCACAGCTTCACGGTGAAGGGTTCCACCTCGGCCACCGGCTTCAACATCGGTTTGGCTAAGAAGGGTGACAAGTTGGAAAAGCCGGTGACGTTCCGTGGCGGCGCCGAAAAGGCTGGTTTCTATCGGTTGCAGTGCGACCAGCACGAGTTCATGCAGTCATTCTTCCTCCCGGTGTGGAATCCGTACCACGCAGTAGTGAAGGATGACGGCTCATTCGAGATCCCGGGCGTACCTGCCGGCAAGCACAAGGTGGTTGTCTGGCATCCGTTCGTGGGCAAGGGCAAGCTCAACGAGTTTGAAATTGAAGTGGCCGAAGGCGGAACCGCTAACTTGAAGGCTGAAATCAAGTAGTCGATTCCCCTCAGATCTGAGGCGGGACAGCCCGCTTAGAGAAGGGCAGTGGTTCAATGCGAGCCACTGCCCTTTTTCTTTGTGTCACTTTCTCGTTCTCGATGATTCGCGCAACGTTTGAGGAGGTGTTCAGCCCGTGATCCTCGCTGCAATATCTTGCCTGGTCGCCTGCGAGAGTGGGGAGACGAAGTGGCCGAGCCTGCCAGTCGCTCGCCTTGCGTTTCTCTTTCTGAACTGGGTAAGATGACCAATTTCTAAGCCAATTTCTTGAAGTGGGGGATCCGTGCCTCGCGAATTATCTCTCGCCGAAGTTTTCCAGTTAGGGTACTACTGGGAGACGAAAATTCTCTTGACTGCCGTGAAGTTAGGTGTCTTTTCGCTGCTGGATTGCCAGGGACGCAGCGCAGCGGAACTCGCTCAGCAGCTCGGTGCCGATGAACGCACCTTGGAATTGCTCCTGAACGCATTGGTGGCCATACGCCTCCTGTCAAAAAGTGGGCACGTCTATGCGAACACGCCGGTGGCGATGACCCATCTGGTCAAGCATGGGCCGCAATATGTCGGGCACTTGCTTCTGCTCCATGATGCGGAGTGGGACAACTGGGGGAAGCTGGAAGAGGCCATCAGGACAGGCCGTTCCCCCGTCAGCCGTCATGTGTTTGAGACGGATCCAGCCTTAGGGGCCAATGTATTGTCCGTTCTGCATCGCATTGGACAGCAAAGCGGGCCAGATTTGGCGAAGCGGTTGGGGCTTAATCAGGCTCGGACCATGTTGGATTTGGGCGGCGGGGCAGGAACCAATGCCATTGCATTCTGTCGGGTGTATCCGGGGCTGTCTGCCACGGTATTTGATCTGGCCACCACTCTCCCGCTGACGGAACGGACGGTGAAAGACGCAGGGCTCGAAGGCAGGATCGCACTCAAATCTGGTGATTTTAATCGTGATTCCCTTGGCGGTCCCTATGACGTGGTCTTAATGTCTGACATTTTGCACTACCAGAATCTTGCGACGAATGCGGCACTGGTAAAAAAGATTCATGGGCACCTCAATCCCGGTGGACGTTTGGTCATCAAGGACCGGTTCCTTGATGCGGCTGGTACGAGCCCGGCGTGGACGGCGGCGTTTGCGGTGCATATCCTCGTGAACACTGAGCAGGGGGCTTGCTACCGGACCGCAGAGGCCATGCAATGGATGCACGATGGCGGATATGTCTCGGTCGAGGAAATTGAACGGACCGCGGTGGTGCAGGGCTTCAAACCACAGGTAGTGTAGGAACGGCCATGTTTGAATTTCTGAGACAGCCCGGATTTTTTGGAACCCATGCCACGATGGGGGCCGATCTCAGCCAGTTGATGGCTACGTTGTTCACCGGCTTGTTCATCATCGGGTGGATTCAAGCAAAGCAGCATCGAGGACATCCTCATCATTGGTTGATGCTGGGCGGCATGATCACGATGGTAGGATTCTTTACCGCCTACTATCTGTTTCGACAGTTAGGGGTCTTGGCGTTTGAGGGGAAGGAAGGGTTCGGCGGGTCGCAAGCCTTGTACGACTATGTCTTTATCCCTGTGCTCACCATCCATATCATTCTGGTGATCATCGGACTGGTCATGGCCGTCTACATGATCGTGTTGGGATTTCGATCTCAACAGTTCATCGGTGGAACCCGCGTCCTGAGTGCCTCGCTGCTGCAGACCTCGTGGAAGAAAGTCGGCCTAATCTTCGCGGCACTCCTGTCTCTGGTCGTCGTCCTCTTCGGGACACGGGTGATGTCGGCTGGATTTTCCATGCGCAAGCTGGAGGTCTACATCGGGTTTCTCGTCCTCGTGGCTATCGTCTTCGCGGTTGAAATGGGTATTCAGCGTATCTGGCCGGACGGCGGTCAGCGACATCGTGCGCTTGGCCGCTTCACCATGATTGTCTACTGCATCTTGTTTCTGACGGGAACTTTTACCTACGCCATGTTGTATATCTTCTATCCGGGGAAAATCGGGTAGGGATATCGATACGGGCCACGGAGCGAGTCACGGTTTATGCTTGTATGCGGCTGCGGCGGCTGGATGCATACCGAAGGGGTTGAGGAGCGACTGGCGGAAGACGGACAACCGACCTGGTTTGTCCGGACGGAATGTCGCCCCTGTCGTTGGCTGGTCGGCATCGAGGTCTCGGCGGGACAAGTTGACGGGCTCGTCGATCGGCTCATGTGGTCTGATGATGCAAAACATCGGTTGGATCGAACTCCTCCCTATGCTGCGCCCTTCTTACGTGAGCTGGTGGAGGGGTTTGCCAAGGCCAGGCAGCAGCGGGTGATCACCTATGATCTGATCGACCAGGCGCAAACCGGCGATGTCGTCGCCTGGGATCCAGATGCGGAACAGCGGCTCGCGAATGTGCCGGCACCCGTTCGAGCTATGGCACGGGTTGAACTTGAACGGACGGCCGTCGATCGTGGCGCTCGTGTGGTCACGGTGGCGTTGATGGAAGAAGTGAAAGCACGATATTTCGGTATGGCAGCTCAGAAACAATGAGACGTGAGGAGCGCAGGAAGTAGTGAGGGGCGGAATGGGCCTTTCCTCGTCTCACCTTGCCGTCTAGATCATGCTGCATCGATTGGCATTACGGGTACTTCCAAGTTTGACGCTTGCCGTCACGGACGATTCGGTTCGCAAACGTAAACGTCTCGTGATGTTCGTCCCCGGGTTGGTAGCGTTTGCGGTCTATCGGGCCGCAAAACAGGGGTTTTCTCTTGCCGATCCGCTGACGCTGCTGTTGCTGTGCGGCCTGGTTTCCATGGCAACAGCCTTGTGCGCCTATCGCGTCGGGCGGGCCGTGCCATTTACCGAATTAGTTGCGTTGGACGGAGTGCGTCGGATTGGCTGGATTGTCGCCTGGATTGGATTTGTCTACGGCGTTCAGTTGTCATTGCTGGTTCTCGCCTTGTTATGGTTGGTGGGATACGACTATCTCAAACATCCCGATGGGCCGGCCATGATGGCCCTCATCATTCCCAGTTCAGCCGTGGCTCGCGACGCATTCGAGATCGGGTACGTTCGGTGGCTTGAATCGAGTGGGCGGCCATTCGTGACGTTCCCGGACGGTGCGGCGCTGTGGGGGTTGCTGCAGCGGGCCGACCAATCGCTTGCTACCTGGGTGATAACTGGCACGGTGGGGTGCGCCAGCCTGTCGGTCCTGACGGCGACGCTGATTGATGGGGATTGGGCGGTACTCGGTCAAGCCGGTGTCGTAGCGCTGGCGGCAGGGACGGTCGGGCTCCTAGCTTTCTTTGCCGGTCAAGCAGAGCGGGGAGCGTGGAGGCCCAGGTTGGCCGTAACTCAATGGAGGGAACTCGTCAAGTTCTGGTGGTGGCCAGGATTGGCCTTTGCCGCAACCTACTATCTGGTGTTGGTCGGAGTGGGGTTGTACCTCTTACGGCAGCCGATGCTTTCCGCGGGCTTCCATGTCTGTGTGGCCGCCCTCGTCGGCGGCATGATGGCGTTGTATTGTTATTATCTCGGCGATCGGCGAGAGATTGAAAGTCGTCAACCGGGAGGTGTACCCAGTGCATTGCTGCGGTGCCCGTTTGTCATGGGCATCTTGGGTAAATCCCGCGAAGCCATTGCGGGTGCGGCTCTCCATGAATCTGCAACCGTTTTTGAGAAGAATAGCCAGAGAGTGTCGTCATGACGAAACATGTGTCGGTTCCGTTCGTGATTGTGCTGGTACTATGCGGATTCCTGTCGAGCTTCGGTGCGCTGTTGGTGAGTCCGCCGCTGCTGATGGCTGCGGACCCTTCCGCCGATGTGTATTTCCACACCCCCGGTGTGCCCAGTGGGCCTTCGGCGCCGACGGCAAACGACAATCACTACCCGCAGGTCGGTTCCCTCGACAGCCGGCTGCTGATGTGGTTCATCATTCAACAGCATACGTACTTTGGCGGATTTGTTCTGGCGTTGCCCATCTTTTGTGTGTTGCTGGAACTGCTGGGGCTGGTCGCAAAGAATCCCGCGATGGCCTTGCGATATGACGGACTGGCCCAGGATCTGCTGAAGGTCGCGTTGCTGGCCTTGTCCGTCACCGCCGTCGTCGGCAGTGTAATGCTGACGATGTTTATCACGCTCTATCCCAGTTTCATGCAGTACATGGGGGGCACCTTCAAGGGCATGATGCCGCTGTATGCGCTGGTGTTTGTGGGGACCACCGCACTGACGATTGTGTATTACTACAGCTGGGATCGCATGGCAGAGCCCGGCGCGAAGTGGGTGCATCTGTCGATTGGTGTGATTGCGGTGGTGTTCGGTACCTCCTTGTTACTGCTGGCAAATGCCTGGTCGGCGTTCATGATGGCGCCGTCCGGGGTTGACGGGCAGGGCCGGTACTTGGGCAATCCTTGGCATCTGCTGCGATCGGCATTGTGGAGTCCGCTGAACCTCCATCGGTTTCTGGCGGATATCATGTCCGGCGGTGCAGTCGTCTTGGCCTACGCCTGTTATCGATTTTTCTCCGGGAAAAGTCAGGAAGAGCGCGCCTATTATGATTGGGTGGGATACGTGTTTCTATTTGTCACGGTCTGCGCGCTGCTGCCGATGCCGTTTGCCGGCTATTGGTTGATGCGATCCGTGTATGCCTACAGTCAGAGCATGGGTGTCACGATGATGGGCGGCCTGCTGACCTGGCTGTTTGTCGTGCAGGCATTGCTGATCGGCGCCCTGTTTCTGGGGGTGAATTATTATCTCTGGCAGAGCATGGGACGGATTCGCGGCGGGGAACGCTATCAACCCTACTACCAGTATCTGCTGCTGGCACTGACCGGATGTTTGTTTATCTGGTTGACTCCCCATACGTTGTTGATGACCGGCACTGAAGTCAAGGCTATGGGCGGGGCCCAGCATCCGGTGATCGGCAATTACGGGGTGATGTCCTCCAAGAACGGCGCGGTCAATGTCATGATCTGTATCACGGCCTTGAGTTATATCTATTACCGTCGTGCGAATCGGACGATGACCATCTCTTGGGTTCGGGCGGGAAATCTCGCGCTGGCCGCGCTCTTCGGCCTCGGGGTAGCCCACATCATCGGGCTGTCGGTCTACGGCTTCTACTTGCCGGCGAGTCTTCGCGTGGCGCTGTCTGGGCCGCAGGCTGTGACGACCCTTTTGGTGGTCACGCTGGGGTTGCTACTCAATCGTCGCATGTTACGTGGCGCGACGATTCATGGCCCGGTGCAATGGGGACACATTTCGGTTCGCGGAATGGTGGGGCTGTTTGGGCTGGCCGCAGCGTTCACGTGGGTGATGGGGTTGATGGGGTACATCCGTTCCTCGGGGCGGTTGGCCTGGCACGTGAACGAGTTGATGCCGGACACGTCCCCCTGGGCATTTACGCCGACGCTTGGGTTCGCCGCCAAGATGGTGACCATTAATATGGTGCTCTTCTGGGGAGCGGTCTTCTTCTTGTTCTGGGTGTGCCAACGAGGACAGCAGCCGGTGATGCATGAGGATCTGAGTGCGGAGAAAGAGGCGGGCTTTTTGCCCTCTCCTTCGCATGAAGGATAGGCAAGTGATGAGGAGTGCAGGGATGGAAATGAGGATGTTGGTCGGTGCGATAGGGTTGTTGGGGTTGATGGGATGGTCGTCGCTTCTGGGGCAGGGTGATGTGGCTTTTGCGGCTGAGCCTGGAGTCCTGGTATTAGAAGATTTTCAATCGGCTGACCAAGGCGGATTTCCGATTGATTGGCAGCATGAGAATCAACGTAGCCAGGCGAAGGGTAGGGACGCGTACAAGATTCAATCGGAGGATGGCAAGAAATTCCTGGCGGCTAAGGATGCGGGACAGCGTATCAAGAAGCGCAAAATTGATTGGGATCCAAAGGCGTATCCGATCCTGACCTGGCGGTGGCGTCTCCACAAGGCTCCAAATGGTTCTGAGCCTGTGGCGGCCGTGTACGCTTCGTTGGATACGGATCTCATGTTCATTCCTGTCTTTACCAAATATATCTGGAGCGCTGGAAAACCTGAGGGAACGTTCGTCGAGGGCGGCATGTTCAGTGGTTCGGAGCTGGTCGTGCAGAGCGGGGTGTTGCCGGTCGGAGAGTGGGTCGAAGAGCGGGTGAATGTCTACGAAGACTTCAAGCGCATTCACAAACATGAGCCGCAGGAAAAAGCCTGGGGGATCTCCCTGTTTGCCGGGCCTGGAGTAGAAATCGATTTTGGCCCGGTGACGGTGGGCCCGGCTAACTAAATTGCTTATGAGCTCGGGTTTATGAGGATTGCGTGGCGGAGATGAGTCGACCCTCAACCAATATGTTATTTGATCTGGCCTTCGGCATCGTGGTCATGGGCACGGTCGGGGCGCTGATCGGTACTTTTCTCGGTGCGGCATCCATTCCAGTAACCTCCGGAGTTGGTGTGTTGCTTGGCGCCGTGGTCGGCTTTCTTGGCGGACGCCGATTCCTGGCCAGTATTTTGGTCGGCACAGTCTTGGGCGGCCTCCTCGCGTGGATGATCGCCGGGCTGGAAAAGGTCTCATTTGGGGCAGGCGCCGGGGCAGCCATGGGGGGCTTTCTCGGTGTGCAGATTTCGATGTTGCTGGATGTGCGAGCGGCCAGAAAAGCCGCACAGGTTGAGGAAAGTGAGGACGCAGGCGCGGCTCACTCGGCAGTGACCAAATCATGAGGCGTGAGTAAGGCGATGGAAAATCGGGGTGTGCTCATCGGGTCGATTATCTTTGTGTTTGGGTCGTTCATTCTGATGATCGGAGGATTGGTCTACGAGTCCTATAAGGCCAAGCAGATGCGCCAATTGGCCCTCTCTATTGCATCAGAAGCCAAGCCCGTTGCCGCGCCCATCGCGCAGGATTTTTCGATGTACAAGACCCTTATCGGGGATGATGGCCGGGAAATGGTGCAAATCTCCGAAGGCCCGTTCGTCATGGGGAGCCGTGATAATGACAGTGACCCGGATGAAAAGCCTGAGCATCAAGTCTATTTGAAGACCTACTTCCTTGATAAGCATGAAGTGACACAGGACGCGTACGACCGTTTTCTCAAAATGACGAAAAGGGTGAAGCGAAAAATTGAGGTCTTTGAAGACGATCCGGCCAAGTTGCTGAAGCCTGACTATCCTGCCATTGCAGTGACGTGGGATGACGCAGAGGCTTTTTGCAAATGGGCTGGAAAGCGTTTGCCGACTGAGGCGGAGTGGGAAAAAGCCGCCCGTGGAGAGGGGAAGCGTCGTTATGCTTGGGGCGATGAGTTTGTCTCCGGATACGCGAACATCGACGGCACCGAAGACGGGTTTCGCTACCTCGCCCCTCCCGGTTCCTTCGAATCGGGGCGCAGCCCCTATGGAATTTACGACATGACGGGAAATGTCGGTGAATGGGTAGCGGATGTGTACGATGAAAACTTTTATCGAGCCTCGCCCTACCGAGATCCCAAGGGGCCAGACCAGGGTGAGCAGCGAATCATTCGCGGTGGTTCCTGGAGAGAAACAAAACGAAATGTGCGATCTTCCAAGCGATTCCAGGCGAGACCGTGGCGGCATGACATCACGGTTGGATTTCGTTGTGCGAAAGATGTCGATGTCGACACGGTGGTGAAGTAGTCGATCACGGCATGCTGGAAACGCGCTTTAAAGTGGTTTTCCTCTTCGCGGTGCTCTTTGCCGCGAGTCTGCCTATTATCGCCATTCTTCGCGGAACGATTTCCACTCCATTTGAGGCGGCATCAACGCATTCTGAAGAGGCAGTGTCTGGCACCGCTTCAGAGGCATCGCCCGAAGAGCCCCTGCCGGAAGAATTGGTCGTCATCCCTGCGGGGCCCTTCATTCGAGGGACGAATCAGGGCGGGTTCGATGAGCAGCCGGAGCGGCAGATCTATCTCGATGAGTTCCTCATCGATCGCTATGAAGTAACCAATGCGCAATATGCGGCCTTCGTGAAGGCGACGGGCCATCGAAAATCTGGGCCTCCCTCGCGGTATGCCAAGAATCCTGGGCGTATGCGTGGGGTGAACCAGCCGGCGGTGTATGTCTCCTGGGAGGATGCTAAAGCCTACTGCACCTGGCGAGGGCGGCGCTTGCCGACCGAGGCTGAATGGGAAAAGGCCATGCGTGGCACCGACGGTCGTCTGTGGCCGTGGGGCAACGTAGAAATGCCTGGCGGTGCGAACTGGGCTCGTGTTGACGATGGGTTTGATGTGGCGGCTCCGGTGGGGCGAGTGCGAAGCGATGTCAGTCCTTATGGCGTGATGGATGGGGCTGGGAACGTGATGGAGTGGGTGGAGGATTGGTATCTCGAAGGAGCCTATGCCGCGGCTTCTGACCGGAACCCTGAAAGTCCTGAATATGGAACGTACAAAGTATTGAGGGGAGCGGGATACACGAGTTCAGGATCAGACTTGCGTATCACCGCTCGCAGTAAAATGATGGCGGACTTTCGTGACGAAACGATTGGGTTTCGTTGTGCTCAATCCAGCGTGGGGAAGGGCCGTATGTCTGAGGGCGGGAAGGGTGAGAAAATCATAGAAAATCAAAGTAGTAGAGGATCAGAAACACGGCCAAAATGATATTGACAACCATTCCAGCCAAAACTATAATGTCGAACACTTTTGAGTTTTTCGCCATAAAAATCCCTTTAAAAATCAGGTGGGTGAGGGATTTTGATTAACACAGCATAGTTGGTGTGTCAATTTAAAATACGTACTTAAACCGTTGGGGGAATCAAGATGGAAGCTGCTCAGGACGACATCTCAATTAAGATCGGAAAAATGATTTTCTACATCACCCTGGCAGTGAGTCTCTGGTTTTTTTATTGGTTCGGAGGGATTCAGTGCCCGTGCTGATCCTGGCCATGGGAAACGTTTACTAAGTTGAAGGGGGTTTGAGATGGGCCAAACAATTGTGTATTTCGTCGTCTCGATCTTGATCTGCGTCTCGTTTTTTGCGGCTGTTGATCACTTTTTGATGGATGCGCAAGGGTTGGACTTTTGGTATCTCCTTCGGAAGTAATTGGGGAGATAAGGTTTTGATTTTGTTGTTCACATACGAGATGTATCAAGGAGGTAACCCATGGGCTCTGTAACCCGCACGAAGTTGATGTCGATCATGGCGCTGTGCGCGATGATCGGCCTCCTCCTCATGCCCATCCTGGTTGCGATCCCTGCCCTTGCCGGTGACGGTGGCGCTCCGGCCGCTGATGCCAAGAAAGAGGGCGGTGAAGCAAAGATTGAGAAGGGCAAGGACGTCTATTACAAAACGGAAGGTATTGTCTCGGGGCCTCCGGCCCCCAAGACAACTGACGGTGAGAAGGATTACCCGCGATACAATTTTGAAAGTCGCGTCTTGCTGTGGTTCGCCAACCAGCAGCATTTGTATTACGGTAGCTTCGTGTTGGCCGTGCCGATCTTCTGTATGGTCATCGAATTCATGGGCGTGGTGACGAAAGATAAGGCTATGGCTAAGCGGTATGATCAGCTGGCCTATGACTTTATCAAAATCAGCCTGACGGCCTATTCGTTGACCGCCATCCTGGGCGGAATTTTGATCTTCACCTTCTTGACTCTCTATCCGGCCTTTTTCCAATACCTCTCTGGTATCTTCAGGCCGGTCATGCACATCTATGCGTTGATGTTCGTGGCTGAGAGCGGAACGCTTTACATCTACTATTACGGTTGGGACAAGATGAAGGAGGGATTCCTGAAGTGGATTCACCTCAGCATGTCGGTGGTCCTGAACGTCATTGGTACGATTCTGATGTTCCTCGCCAATTCCTGGATCGGCTTCATGATGTCTCCTGCTGGTGTTGATGAGCAGGGGCGTTATCTCGGGAATATCTGGCACGTCATCCACACTGCGCTGTGGAATCCCCTTAACTTGCATCGCATTCTCGGTAACATGGCGTTCGGAGGTGGTGTCGTTGCGGCTTACGCGGCCTACCGCTTCTTGTCCGCCAAGACCGATGAGGAGCGCGCTCATTACGACTGGATGGGTTACATTGCCATGGCTTTGGGTGTGGCGTTTTTGATTCCCCTTCCATTCGCTGGCTACTGGCTGATGCGTGAGGTGTATGCGTATCGGCAGCAGATGGGCATCACGTTGATGGGTGGACTGCTTGCCTGGTTGTTTATCATTCAGGCGACCATGATCGGCATCCTGTTTTTGAGTACCAACTATTACCTCTGGCAGGCCTTGGGGCGTATGCGTGGTGCAGAAAAGTATCAGCGCTACATTAAGTACCTGGTCTTCCTCCTGACTTGCGGCTATCTCGTGTTCATTACGCCGCATACCATCGTCATGACTCCGGCGGAGTTGAAGGCGATGGGTGGTCAGCAGCATCCCGTGCTTGGTAACTATGGTGTTATGTCGGCCAAGAACGGTGGTATTAACGTGATCATTACCACGACCGTCTTAAGCTTCGTATGGTACATGCGTGGCAATAAGGTCTCGACGGTATCTTGGGCAAAATTTGGCAATATCTTCATGGGCTGTTTCTTCTTCTTCGCCTACCTCAACATTATCATGTTGGCCGTGTATGGCTATTACATTCCAGCGAACGTTCGTGTTGGTCTGTCTGTGCCTCAGGTGGCCACGAC carries:
- a CDS encoding methyltransferase translates to MPRELSLAEVFQLGYYWETKILLTAVKLGVFSLLDCQGRSAAELAQQLGADERTLELLLNALVAIRLLSKSGHVYANTPVAMTHLVKHGPQYVGHLLLLHDAEWDNWGKLEEAIRTGRSPVSRHVFETDPALGANVLSVLHRIGQQSGPDLAKRLGLNQARTMLDLGGGAGTNAIAFCRVYPGLSATVFDLATTLPLTERTVKDAGLEGRIALKSGDFNRDSLGGPYDVVLMSDILHYQNLATNAALVKKIHGHLNPGGRLVIKDRFLDAAGTSPAWTAAFAVHILVNTEQGACYRTAEAMQWMHDGGYVSVEEIERTAVVQGFKPQVV
- a CDS encoding cytochrome ubiquinol oxidase subunit I, which codes for MTKHVSVPFVIVLVLCGFLSSFGALLVSPPLLMAADPSADVYFHTPGVPSGPSAPTANDNHYPQVGSLDSRLLMWFIIQQHTYFGGFVLALPIFCVLLELLGLVAKNPAMALRYDGLAQDLLKVALLALSVTAVVGSVMLTMFITLYPSFMQYMGGTFKGMMPLYALVFVGTTALTIVYYYSWDRMAEPGAKWVHLSIGVIAVVFGTSLLLLANAWSAFMMAPSGVDGQGRYLGNPWHLLRSALWSPLNLHRFLADIMSGGAVVLAYACYRFFSGKSQEERAYYDWVGYVFLFVTVCALLPMPFAGYWLMRSVYAYSQSMGVTMMGGLLTWLFVVQALLIGALFLGVNYYLWQSMGRIRGGERYQPYYQYLLLALTGCLFIWLTPHTLLMTGTEVKAMGGAQHPVIGNYGVMSSKNGAVNVMICITALSYIYYRRANRTMTISWVRAGNLALAALFGLGVAHIIGLSVYGFYLPASLRVALSGPQAVTTLLVVTLGLLLNRRMLRGATIHGPVQWGHISVRGMVGLFGLAAAFTWVMGLMGYIRSSGRLAWHVNELMPDTSPWAFTPTLGFAAKMVTINMVLFWGAVFFLFWVCQRGQQPVMHEDLSAEKEAGFLPSPSHEG
- a CDS encoding carboxypeptidase-like regulatory domain-containing protein, giving the protein MKKGAMKVVFGVAAAAFLAAPLTSFAGGTIAGKVTYPGKAEQKEFSFSKFPNPKFCPKNPNKSLMDGDKRFLKTIEVAKDGGLKGAVVAVVDIEDQAFQDGFKGTDVVAEFCEFLPFSGVVVNNKPFRAENKDADPDDPKSTAGVLHNPHSFTVKGSTSATGFNIGLAKKGDKLEKPVTFRGGAEKAGFYRLQCDQHEFMQSFFLPVWNPYHAVVKDDGSFEIPGVPAGKHKVVVWHPFVGKGKLNEFEIEVAEGGTANLKAEIK
- a CDS encoding PCP reductase family protein, with protein sequence MLVCGCGGWMHTEGVEERLAEDGQPTWFVRTECRPCRWLVGIEVSAGQVDGLVDRLMWSDDAKHRLDRTPPYAAPFLRELVEGFAKARQQRVITYDLIDQAQTGDVVAWDPDAEQRLANVPAPVRAMARVELERTAVDRGARVVTVALMEEVKARYFGMAAQKQ
- a CDS encoding cytochrome ubiquinol oxidase subunit I, with product MGSVTRTKLMSIMALCAMIGLLLMPILVAIPALAGDGGAPAADAKKEGGEAKIEKGKDVYYKTEGIVSGPPAPKTTDGEKDYPRYNFESRVLLWFANQQHLYYGSFVLAVPIFCMVIEFMGVVTKDKAMAKRYDQLAYDFIKISLTAYSLTAILGGILIFTFLTLYPAFFQYLSGIFRPVMHIYALMFVAESGTLYIYYYGWDKMKEGFLKWIHLSMSVVLNVIGTILMFLANSWIGFMMSPAGVDEQGRYLGNIWHVIHTALWNPLNLHRILGNMAFGGGVVAAYAAYRFLSAKTDEERAHYDWMGYIAMALGVAFLIPLPFAGYWLMREVYAYRQQMGITLMGGLLAWLFIIQATMIGILFLSTNYYLWQALGRMRGAEKYQRYIKYLVFLLTCGYLVFITPHTIVMTPAELKAMGGQQHPVLGNYGVMSAKNGGINVIITTTVLSFVWYMRGNKVSTVSWAKFGNIFMGCFFFFAYLNIIMLAVYGYYIPANVRVGLSVPQVATTLSCLFFMFALNSVMMKGAKQMGPIEWGKISARSQYALIMLATAFTWMMGLMGYIRSSVRLFWHVNEIMRDNSPWAYTHTVGFAANMISANVLFFWISIMFVFWLGALAAKKAPVEAKAAVPGRATAPAVGH
- a CDS encoding formylglycine-generating enzyme family protein; amino-acid sequence: MLETRFKVVFLFAVLFAASLPIIAILRGTISTPFEAASTHSEEAVSGTASEASPEEPLPEELVVIPAGPFIRGTNQGGFDEQPERQIYLDEFLIDRYEVTNAQYAAFVKATGHRKSGPPSRYAKNPGRMRGVNQPAVYVSWEDAKAYCTWRGRRLPTEAEWEKAMRGTDGRLWPWGNVEMPGGANWARVDDGFDVAAPVGRVRSDVSPYGVMDGAGNVMEWVEDWYLEGAYAAASDRNPESPEYGTYKVLRGAGYTSSGSDLRITARSKMMADFRDETIGFRCAQSSVGKGRMSEGGKGEKIIENQSSRGSETRPK
- a CDS encoding formylglycine-generating enzyme family protein, which codes for MSKAMENRGVLIGSIIFVFGSFILMIGGLVYESYKAKQMRQLALSIASEAKPVAAPIAQDFSMYKTLIGDDGREMVQISEGPFVMGSRDNDSDPDEKPEHQVYLKTYFLDKHEVTQDAYDRFLKMTKRVKRKIEVFEDDPAKLLKPDYPAIAVTWDDAEAFCKWAGKRLPTEAEWEKAARGEGKRRYAWGDEFVSGYANIDGTEDGFRYLAPPGSFESGRSPYGIYDMTGNVGEWVADVYDENFYRASPYRDPKGPDQGEQRIIRGGSWRETKRNVRSSKRFQARPWRHDITVGFRCAKDVDVDTVVK
- a CDS encoding DUF420 domain-containing protein, whose translation is MFEFLRQPGFFGTHATMGADLSQLMATLFTGLFIIGWIQAKQHRGHPHHWLMLGGMITMVGFFTAYYLFRQLGVLAFEGKEGFGGSQALYDYVFIPVLTIHIILVIIGLVMAVYMIVLGFRSQQFIGGTRVLSASLLQTSWKKVGLIFAALLSLVVVLFGTRVMSAGFSMRKLEVYIGFLVLVAIVFAVEMGIQRIWPDGGQRHRALGRFTMIVYCILFLTGTFTYAMLYIFYPGKIG
- a CDS encoding DUF3047 domain-containing protein; translated protein: MEMRMLVGAIGLLGLMGWSSLLGQGDVAFAAEPGVLVLEDFQSADQGGFPIDWQHENQRSQAKGRDAYKIQSEDGKKFLAAKDAGQRIKKRKIDWDPKAYPILTWRWRLHKAPNGSEPVAAVYASLDTDLMFIPVFTKYIWSAGKPEGTFVEGGMFSGSELVVQSGVLPVGEWVEERVNVYEDFKRIHKHEPQEKAWGISLFAGPGVEIDFGPVTVGPAN